ACAGACCTGCTGGACAGTGCAGAGCCAGTCCTGGTCTCTCTGAAGGAGAAATCTAACTGACTCAGGCTTTCATTTCCATCTCCACGGCagcctgtgtctctgtgtctcgtTAACCCATTCGAGCAGAATTGATTCCTCAGTCCCAGTCACCCGGCCACCCGGGAGACACAGGGAGAGGATTCCTTTTTGAAGAGACCACAAAGTACAGCCAGACCCAGGTCTGCCGGCCTCTGCCAGTGCTCCTCAGGACCACGTTCCACACGGACTAGAATTACTCACGTTTGCCATATTCCTAGTGTAACAGAAGCCAGCCACAAGAGTCCCACAATGAAGAACTTAGGCAAATAGAAAGTTAGACACTTTCTTTCtccctaaaaagaaaagaaggtaagAAATAGAATAATTCCAACAAAGCACTAACCCTCACAGAGCACATGAGGTCACAGACATGCAAGCTGCTGACTCGACAAGGCTGAGGGAGCGTTCCACGGCTTCTCGCACCTGAAGGACTGCCATCAGGGATTGGAAGGAAAGGCAGGTCTTTCTGAAGCTCACCTGGACCCGTATTCCGTGGTACACACACAGCCAGAAGAGCAGCAAGGCACACAGGAACACAGACTGGAAGAGGTCGTCCAGCATCCCTGGGAACCAGCTGTtcaccaggaaggagagggggaagaaCGGGTCTGGAAGGCCAAAGACAGACGATGAAGGCCACAGAGTGGCCGGCACCCAGCAGGGCACTCACCCCCGCCAGGCCACACCACTTTCTCCCTGGTCAGGGCCAAAGGAAAGGTAGTAAACCAAAGgccattttgttttcaaaacacCTAAAAGCCAGGAACAGATGGCGGCAGAGCTCTCGACAGAGAGCCGTCTGGCCTGCTTCAGCTCCTCCTGCAGGCCCGGGAATTCCAGGCACTGCAGTTCAGGAAGTAAATGTTCTCTGGAGCAGCGACAGAGACAGCCAGCCATGTGGGCAGCTTCAGCCGAGCTCTGGGACTGCTGTGCCTGCAGCTCGTCCAAGTCTTAACCGGGAAGCAGCCGCTGTTGGCTGCAGAGCCAGGCATCTGCCACAGCCTGTGCAACACGGCGTCTGGGGGCAGGAGCATGCTTCTACACGTTCCTCCAGGGGCTCCCCACAGGCGCTTCTGGGGACTCTGGGACCAGGCCACCTCCAAGACATCTGCCACCTTTAAATGTGAGGGCAAGTTCCAAGATAAAAACGGCACCTACCGTTGTAGAGCAGCAGCAGCGGCAGGAGGACAGACATCCACTTCTGCTCGATGCCCCAGTCTCTCATGGAGAACTTGCGCAGGGAATGTGCAAACAGGCACTGCAAGCCAAGCGAGGCCCGTGGCCATCTGCCCACCAGCCTCCCCACCAGGCCAGCCTCCCCTGCAGAGGCCTGGACACCAGGCCAGAATCTTTGGGTGACACCCTGGTTGAGTGGACCACTGAGGTCCTGGAGGCCATCAATGACCACTGCTGCAGGGGGGCCACAGGCCATTCTCAAAGAGGCAGGGGAGAAGGAACACAGCAGCTTTCAATTCTCTGCCAAAGGAAAGGGTAccagcccctccctccacctGGACAGGCCGCTTCTGTCAGGCCCGTTCCCAGATGGCAGCTGGCAGGAGTCTCCGGGGCACAGGGACATCTGTGGAGCCTACCAGAAGGCCACACACCCAGGAAGGGAAACTTGTACAGATGGTGTCTGCTTCCAAAGAGGGTGCTGGGCTCCCCGAGGAAAGTCAAACCCCTTGTCAGAGGAGGAGTATAAACTGCTTTAAGACACATTATGCTACTTGTGACATCTAGgcctgaagtttttaaaaattttctgtaatgTGACATAGGCCAATAATTTTCAAGGAATCCATATTTCATAGTTTGAGGCCATTTCCCTCCACCCAGGCCGGCATCTTTTTGTGGAGCACACTTAGGGCTTCAAGTGCCAGTCTTTGGGCCCGACCATGGCAGTAGAAGTCCAGGCACAAGGCAGGCCTCAAGAAACAGTGAGAGTCTACAACCAGATACAAATGCCCGTGGCCCTCTGCACTTAGGAACTTCTCCAGGGGAGCCCTGGGAGTCCCCGAGGCCCCAGGCCTGGCACAAGCACCCTAAGTCCAGCTCCTGGCCGATGCTCGGGCCCATGCCTGCCTCCAGCCCCTTCTCACATGCCGGTCAGTCCCCTCTATCCTGTTCGTCACAGAGAGTCTGCAAAGTACCAACTGTCCTCAGGTGGCAGCTGGAGGGGCTGCCACTGTAAAGAGTGACACACGTCCTACTGTCCCTCCCACCACGTCAGCATCAGTCAGTAAACGCAGCTCACTTCCTCTTCCTAGAGCTTCTCAGTCCCTATCTGGGGCACCCCGTGTTCCCAGGGGCCACTGTGTCCCCTCAAAATTATAGGGTATTTGTGGGACAAACCCCCTCAAAGTTACAGGGTATTTGTGGGACAAACACCTGGCATCCAAATAAGTCAAAAGCCCAcacttctaaaactagttctcTATGACCTTATTCCTGAAAAGCCCAATGTTTCACACACGAGAGCCCCAGAGTGTGCTGTGTCCGCACCAGAGAAGGCAGATAGGGCAGCTTCGATGGCAATGGTCACTGCACAATGACAACACTTACCTGGATATCAGTGATTGAATGGCTGTTAACTGTACGGAAATCCTCACTAAACACACCACATCGTTCTTGCTGTGTCAGCATCTTGGCAGACACGGAACCTTTAGTGGCATCAAGCCGGCTGCTAGATGGCAAGTCTTGGAGCTCTAGCCTGCTCTCTGATGATCGTAACTGCACAAAGTAGCCTCATCCTTCCCGGCCAGGACCTGGCCCCAGCCCACCAGGAGATGGTACTTACCGTGACAATGAAGGTCAGCACCACGAAGACAAAACGGAACCAAATTTCCAGCTTGGAGAACGCAGGGTCATAAGTCTTCCACTGAGATAGAAAGTGGGGAAgcaactttaaaaacaaaacacacctaGGAGGAAACTCCCTCACCTCCACCAGAAGTCACCTCCAGGTACACAGGTGTTCTCTCCTTTTGTTTTTCCTACAtgttgctaattttttaaaaaaattttttagttatacatggacacaatatctttatttatttttatgtggtgctgaggatcgaacccagtgcttcacaggtGTGAGGcctgtgctctgccactgagccccagccccatgttgcTAAATTTTAACTTCgtactttttacttttatgttaaGAACAGAGATGTAAAAAGATTAattataaagaacataaaatagttttaaatgataaatataacAGATAAATTCTCTAATAATAAGGGCATTTGGATTTTAAATCTCATATCAAAAACCAACCTTGTCAGTCTATTATAAAAAGCCACGCTTCCTattaaaagaaatagatttttataAGGTGCAAAGTGTTAGGATTTTCCAGAAAAGTCTAAGCATGTTTAGGAATCTGAAACCAGAAAAGTCTGTGGTTGTCAGCTGAGTGCAGTCCCTATTCCCCCTGTGAGCAGAGGCTGCAGGCGCCACCTGCTAACCGCAGGGGGAACAGAAGACAGGCAGCCCCTCAACCCAGTCACCAGCCACATTCCTAACTAGACCCCAGAGCCCAGCCCTGCACTGGGTCAGTGAGCCCTATCCATGTGTCCCCCTGCTGGGACACTCCTCCTCACAGCCTTCCCTCTGCGGGTCCTATCAGCGACGGCTGAGGAGAATCACCATGTGCTCCTCCAGCGTCCACCCCAGCAGCTGGACCTGCTATTCATCTGTGCCCAGGCCTGAGAGGGAAGCCAAAGCCCAGAGAACAGGCCCTCGCTGCAGATGCCAGCCCGCCACCCGCGCTGGGTCAGGCAGGTCAGggccagaggaaggaagggaggcgGAGGGCTTCGTGGGCGCAGGAAGAGCAGAGGCGGCTGTGGGTGTTTCCAGGCCCACCGTATGGAGCTGATTCTGTGGAATTCACTGTGGGGTTTTGTTGCTTGGTGTTATGTTCCTAACCCCAGCAGATATTTCTGAAAGTAAAAGTCAACACAAGAAATAAAGCCTAGGATTCCCAGAAAAACCTCGGGCTGCAGGACTCCGAATCTTGAGCCCTGCGCTCCACACGCTTGCTTTTGCATCAAGGTTGCTCAGTCGTCACAAAGCCGTCTTTGTGCTCTAGAGACTGGGCTTGCCTGTGGCACGTGAAGGTACACTGGGAACAAGCGCCCACGTCTTGCCTAGGTCACCAGTCTCCGGGCGGTGGCCTTGGTCACCAGCCCCCCAGGCAACACTCCTCATACTGTGTGCAGCAAACAAAGCCAGGCCCTGTGCAGACGGGGATGAGCGAACTTTGAGAAAAACAATCAGCCAGACTGTCCCTAGGTGCTGGCCTGCCCCTCCAGCAGAGTCCTTGGAATGGGAAAGCCATAGATCCCTCGGGAGAGGTCGGGGTAAGATGAGAACATACCAAGTGCAGACCAAGAAGCCGGCAGTCCCTAACTAGGCACTGCCTGCTGCCAGGCCTCTCAGCAGACATGGGAGCCGGCAGTGACCACCAGGGAAAGGACTGAAGGGCCAAGAACTGGGGCTGCTGTTTTCATCTCGTCCCCTGGTCAAAGGTGATGGCttaggaaggaaaaggaggaaatgtgAAGTGCTGACTACAGAGTGTCACTGCAAGGTGCTTAATTAGAGGAAACGATGCCCAGCTGCCCGTGAGGACCCAGGGTGCTAAGAAACACTGGGTGACGTGCAGAGAACCAcaaaagctcaaaaaaaaaaaaaaggcaggaagatGAGTAAAACTGGTCTGCATGGTGTAGAGGCCTACAGCCCAGGTGAGTGTGAGCACAGTCAGGACCACCGACTGTCTGCAGAAGGCGCACTGTCTTGTGAGTACAGCAGTCCCCCCAACACCCCACCTTATCTGCCGCTTTGCTTTCCATGGTCTCAGTTGCCCTCTGCCAATCAGAGTccagaaatattaaatggaaaactccagaaagaaacaattcataagttttaaactgTGCACCACTCTGAATATTGTGGTGAAATCTCCCACTGTCCTGCTTTGCTGCACTTGGGGTGTAAATCATCCCTGTCCATGTGTCCATCCTGCATTATCTGTATATTAGGAAACAACCCAAACAAAATGTggtttataatgaaatattattcagcaaaaacaaacaatggAATGGAGCGCTGAGACCCTCATCAACCCTGATGAACCTCAAGAACATCAGGCTAAGAGAACAGCCAGTAAGGCAAGACTCCATGTTGAACAATCCTCATCACATGACAGTCCCAGCCAGGCAAACCAGAGTCAGAAGGAAGATCAGtgattagtggttgccagaggctgcGAGGATGGGAAGTAGGAATGATTGCTGACAGGTTTCTCACAGAGGCGATGGGGATGCTCTGAATTGGTGGCATTGGTTGCACGACTGTgcatactaaaaaccactgaatcaCACACTTTAAGAGGGTAAATTTTATGATCtgtgaattgtatctcaataaagcccttatttaaaaagaaaatgtaagctgGGTACAgaggcacatgcttgtaatcccagcaactccagaggctgaggcaggaggatcacattcaaagccagcctcatcaacttagcgagaatctatctcagaataaaaaataaaatgggctggtggggatgtgcctcagtggtaaagcacccctgggttcaatctcaatgCCAAAAAGAAAATGTACCCATTAGCAGCGTCATTTAACTTTCGTAACACTAGGAGGTAGCTACCTTTCAGAAAAGGAAGCATCAACAAAGCTGAACTAGTCGTTGATGCAGCCAGGATCTGAATGCAGTTCCTCTGTCAAGCTGAAGCCCTGGGGCCTAGTTGCTCTGCTGGTTTTTTGAAGGAACAGGAGGCGGGTTTCAGCTGGATATGCGTAAAGTACAGTGCCCTCTCCTCACTGGACCTTCCAGCAGGCTGATGACCACTGACAGGGGCTGAGCAGGGAGTCCTGTTTTCGCAAGAGGGCAAGTAACCTTCCAACTGGAACACTAGTACACTCTATTTTAAATCTCAGAGCACCTAAGGTCTTTGCAATTCCTGTGCTATTTCTTTAAGCTATTCTTGATTCCATGTACTTAAGAAATTGTGGCCTTCTTGTTCAAAATAACCTCTCAGACCTTGTGATGGGTTTCACTCAACAAAGGAGCCAAGGAAGCAGGCGGTCGGCTGAGTACTTACCGTGAAGTTCATCTCCTTGATGAGCTGCTTCAGGTGCTCGAACCCCACAGTCACGGTGTATTGAGTGTAATTTAAGTAGCCGAGGTGAGCCACAATAATTTCTGCACATTTCTGCAAACACATGGAAGATCTGTGTTTTTAAAGCAAGTGAGGAGGACTCACCCACCAACTGACCCACAAGTAATGACTCAACAACAGATGAGCAAGACACATCTCCCGGGAGCTCTCTAAGAGCCAGGAAGTCAGATGCCAGCCCAGACAGTTAGTTCCTAGAAAGCATGTGCCAATTGGTATATTTGGAAACAGTATATGATCTACACTAATTGGAGCTGTCCTACTTTGCATGATTGAAAATATGTCACCTACATAAAAATGTTAACCAAGCAACGCCGCAAGCCTGATGTCCCTAATGGCAACATGGCACAGGGAACTGCAAGCCAAGACACCACAGATGGGACACTTGCAGATGCACTTGTCCTGGCCTACTTTTGAAATCACTGTAACCATACACAGAGCAGTGACATCTGTCCCTCCCCTGTTTTAGCCTGCCATTCGCTTCTCAGCATCcttccccatcccaccccacaTCAAAAGCAAAGGCTGTGTGGACAGCTGCAAGTGGATTCTGTGGAGACTTAATGGTTTGCCAAGAGCCCTGTCCTCTTGTCCTTCAGGGTCTCCTCTATTCTGCTGTCCCTTCGGAAGCAGCAAGCAGGATGAGCCTTTACTCTGGGGCACAGAGGTGTACTCACTAGCCAGGTTCACAAGTCACTGACTTCTGCCGCTCTGCCCCAGCCAAGCCACACGGCCAGCCTGCCCTTGACCaccactctaccacctgagcagATGGGCTCTCCCTGTGCCACAAGAGTACAGCCACCGTCCAGAACTTCTGTGGCTTCCAGGTGGCGCTTGCTATTGCTGTGCTCTGAACAGGGCAGTCAGCCCACAGTTGTTCAGCCTCTACTGTTTGAAGACAGGGTAAGAAAACAGACCCAGGTTTTACATAAAAAGTCTTCAAAAGATGAGAGGGCAGCACAACATAGTGGTctcgcctgtaatcccggcaacgcaagaggctgaggccagaaatcacaagttcaaagtcatcctcagcaacttggtgagaccctctctcaaaacaaaataaaaaggtctgtagCTGAGTGGTAGGAAGTGGGTAAATATCCCTGCACCAGAAAAATGCTATGTTTTCTTATGTCAGGACAATGCCTCTTGCAGGGTTAGGGGGAGACCTGACTTGACAGGGAACAGAAGAGATGTTTCCATGGGTGACAAGCGTAAGCTGAGACGGGGCCACCAAGTGGGAAGAAACACGAGGGATACTGGAGGGTCACCCACAGGGTGCACTGGTAGGTGTGTGTTGTGGGAGCAGCAGGATAGCACCGCTGCCCTCAGCATCCTGGCTCTCCCCAAAGCCGAGGGTTCAGTGGGTAACCAACTGGTCTTGGTTTTAAAACCAAAACCCCCTGAGTTAAGGCAACCGCAGGTGACCAGTCACAATAGGAGGAGAGGCAGTCTAGCAGCTGTGGCACAGTCTCCCGTCTGCAAGGCCAGTGCTGGAGGCAGAATCCTCATTCCTGCCTGGGGAAAGGAGAAGACTGGCTGCCCGGACAATGGTCCTTTCTAACGCCACGTGACTCAGCACCTCCTGCACCCAGGCAAGGCGGGGAAGTGTGGACACCTCAGACTGGCACAAACACCCCACAACCTCTCGTGTGTTGTTCACCTTGATCTCGCCGCTCCAAGACAGGCAGGAGGCCTAACTCCCACTTCCAGGTGTGGACAGTACATTCCAGAAGCTGGCTCAGGTCACTCACACAGGTCAGAGGAGGTAGGCAAAACAGAGGTCAGCTGCCTCTGGAGCCCTCTCTAGATACTACCTGTCCTGAAGGGATGCAGCTGTGGCTGCCGAGGTCAGGAAAGCAGCGAGCTGCACTCTGCTGGAGGGGCCACACTGTCACCCAGCTTACCTTTCCAACAGCCAGGCCCTCGGGCCAGGTTCTGACCCCTTTCAGTCTCTTCTGTTAAACATCAACAGAGAAGGGCAAGAGGAGGTGGCTAGCCACCACACAGCCCCCCTGAAAGGACAAACAGGCTCCTGGTTCTTACTGTAACCAACCAGGAAGGATGCATCTCGGTTAAGGCCACCAGCTTCAGGACAAAAGAGGCTTAGATCCTGGTTCTGGCATTTACTATCTGCGTCACCTCAGGCAATGGCTTTGACCTTTTTGTATAAAATGGGCTCTACTACAAGTTCCTAAGCTGTGAGCCTGCTGTGAGGACCTAGGATGTGTGCAGGGAAAGCCTCAACACACCGCTCCACACACTGGGCAGCTCCTAACCTCCTCGTCCAGTCCTCAAGCCAATGACCTGCCGTTTTGGGTTCTCTCCGAGTTCCTCCTGATGCCAGTAACCTGGGGAGTCTGAGGTGTCCTCCCTGCTATCTTAGGGAGAGGCTCAACAGAATGCAGTGCCAACGAAATGAGAAGCCAGGCTCACTCCTCCCTGGACCCTCAGGAGCCTGCCCCGTAGCACAGCGCACCCTGAAGTAGGTGCCCCAAAAGGAGCCAATCAGCCTGTGTGGCCTGGGCACTCTGGATCAGGGGACTCTACACCAACTACAAGTGACCTGCAGCCCTGTGATGGAGAATGACTCGGAAGAGGCACAGCCCATCCGCATCCCCTGTGGGCACACCCGGCAGTCAGTTACGTGAACAGCAGAACAGTGTTGAGGGTGCTCAGGGTGGGCTGCGGGTGAGCGAGCGAAGCTCACTAcgtgtgtctgcatgtgtgtgtgcacctggGTGCGCACAGGCGTGAGTTTCTAGGAGCATAGCACATGAGGTTAGGCGAGTCTTTCATGACcttcatttcaattttcttccttttttttttcttttttcttttttttattatttaagagtAATTTTTCAAAGTCTCTGGGCTCTGCCTTCCACCCTGGAGAAACAAGTCTGTGACAGCTGGGGGCTGTGGAGCCATCCACACACTCACCCCTGCACACGTGAGGGTCCTCGTCCGATTGTGAACCTTGTTGTGAATGTACATGGTGGTTCCATCCTGGGCCACACCGTTGACTTTGACAGTCATGGAAAAGCTCGTCTGAATAGAAGTTTCTACAAAAGAAAGAAGTTCAGTGTCACAGACCACCTTGGGCAGTACCACCCACTGACAAAGGTGCCTGCGGGGCTCTGCTGTGGCCTTGAGCCAAGCACACATGAGAGCCCCAGAGTGCACTGAGGCCACGCTACCCTCTGCCGCCTTGAAACCTCGTATTGCCAGGCAGAGGACAGCCTGTCCACCGGAATCTACTCGCCCAAGACCAAGCGGCCTGTGTCAAAACCTACACCAGATCATCAACCACTCCATTTCATATTTAAGGGGCTTCCAACTTGTTCCTATTGTGAATAATAATGAATATCCCTGTATACCTATTACCCTTATATACCTATCTTTTAGCACAcgtccaagtttttaaaaatcccaccAATCTCTTAAATATGAGATTCGGTACCTGAAATGGCAGGTTACATACCTTCTGAATGATCCAACTCAACAACACATGTCAGCCACAGTTGCTGATTATATGTAGATAGTGGATTCGAACGTATTTGAATTGGCTTTAGCTaaagcaaaaaaatgaaagaaattaagtaaTCCATGTGACCTCCTCACTGAGTCTACCAACTCTCTTAATACACCGTTCACATTTGCCCTAGAAGGCTTGAGCAGTAGTTCTGAAACAGAAACACAGAGTTTTCCTTTGGACAACCTGGTGAAAAGATGCCTTCCAGAACAAGAAAGGACACTTTCCAGCTGCAACCCACCTTCGTCTCTTCAAAATCTCTTAGCAGGCAGTTTCCACCACCTTGAGCCTTGGAGGGTGCACCTTCTAAATACCAAGGAGGCACCAGTGTGGAGAAGAAGTGGAAAGAGCAGGATGAGGAGACACAGAGTAAGAAAGGACAGCAAAGAAATATTCCACACTGACAAGATGTGTATCTTGGTAATTATTTCTTTGGAGTCAGCAGGCCAAATATAGCACTGTTGATATCAATTGTTTTCAGCTTTATTGAAGTCTAACTGTCCCTGGAGAGGAAAACCAGAGAAGACTATGCTGTCAGCGGTCTTTCCACAATGTCTTTTGAAGAACATAATGCTGGTGTCTAACAGTCAGGTGCCACCTATGATCCCAAGGAAAAGCATCATTTGGGGCTgacgttgtggctcagtggtagagtgtttgccttgcatgtgtgaggcactgggttcaatcctcagcaccacaaaaaatataaataaacaaacaaattaaaagaaaagcatCATTTGAAGGCACCACCCTTACTGGTCGATGTGTGGTTCATATCTTAATGCTTCTGTCAGGGTCCAAGAGAAGCTCTCTGGGACCAAAGCCTTCCCTGAAAGCCACCAGAAATTATATCTATCGGAGGAAGAGacactgtctttctttttcctcccaccCTGTTATGGTTTccatgtgaagtgtcccccaaaagctcacatgtaagacaatggaagaaaatttggaggagaaatgattgggttatagcctgaacctaatcagtgaattaatccaagtggttcattgggagcatggctatgggtatatattttgtagctGGAGCAaggagtctttctctgcttcctgttcaccatgtgagctgtttccctctgccacactcttctgccatgatgctctacctcaccttgagccccaaggaacggagcctgctgtctatggattgagatttctgaaactgtaagccctcaaacttttcctcctttacaattgttttggtcaggtcttttagcagtggaaagctgactaaaatacacccccaaccccagggactaaacccaggggtactctaacACAGAGCCatagcctcagccctttttatttttcaggacagtctcactaagtcactgagaatggccttgaacttgtgttcctcctgcttcagcctccccagggattacaggtgtataccaccgtACCCAGCAAGGTCCTGTCTTTCTGAAGTGAGGATGGTCTCTGGGAAGCAAGTCAGTCTGATGGAATGACTGCTATTTTCTGTATCAAAGAGAGACTGATACCCTGACAGACAGCAATTAAAAAGACCAActactgccaggtgtggtggtgcacacctgcaatcccagcagctcgggaggctgaggcaggaggataacaagcttaaagccagcctcagcaatttaacaaggccctaagcaacttagtgagaacctgtcttaaagtttaaaaaaacaaaataaataaaaagggctgaggatgtgcctcagttGTCAAGtgtccctagattcaatccctagtacagaaaaaaggaaaagaaaaaaaaaaaaaaaaaagaccaactaCTGTCAGTAAACTCCTTGGGAACACCTCTCCACATTAAACCACTGGCCCCAGAGTTAAATAaaggaaagtaaagaaaatgCGAAGATAGGCTAAACAGCCCAACAAAAAGAACTAAGAGGTCTAAGTTTTGagacatttatctttttttgcattttttgaaaTGCAGTTTTTGAAACCTTGTAAAGGTAAAGCTACAAGGAGGTGAGAGAATGGGAAGCAGGAATCTGGGACCAAACAATGAGATTTAAACTGTCCATGTTACGGTGCCGTAAAAGCACAGGACAACTGGGCCCCATTcacggataagggttagggttgacAGCAGAATAAAAGCTTTAGCTGTCTGGGCTTTTACAAGTTGATATTTATTAAAGTAAACCAAAATTCTCCAAATGAGAGAACCTCTGTTTCCCTCTAAAGATGGAGAAGAATCAAGCCTTGTTTAAGGGGCTGGGGGGCTCATTTAAGCCGAGTCCAAGCAAAGCATACCAAACAAGCAATGCAGAGGCTGTTCAGCTAGAAACCTGATGCAGAACAAGCCCAACCTGGACACCTAAGAAGAAAGGGTCAGCTACCTAAGCAATCGCTGTTAACACATTCAAACAGGACTTACAGATACAAGGAATTGGGAGGAGTTAACCCCCTTTGGAAATAAACTGCTGCTGCCTAAGTAATACCACCACACTTCCTAAGCACTGAGGTGTTTCCTATAGCAGAAAAGGTGATTCTGACAGACAAGAGCCCCAAGCCGGCAGCTCAGTGAGAGGCACTGCTGCCTGAGAAGCAGCTGCAAGTCAAGGGTATCTGTCTTCAGGACTCTCTAAGGAGAACCAAATTCCTCAGTGCCCCAAAATTCATAATGTTCCAACAGCTGCCTCTTACACCCAGGCTTACCTTTTTGCTGTTATTTAGTGAAAAATTTGCTGCAGAAGTCTGGATTACTTTGGGTCCTGAAGCATAACAAAGAGAGGGGAAAAGTGGATTATATCTATAttgttaatttattaattttttctgaaTGCTAAGACTCATACATTATGCAGAGGCATCTTATTTCCCTGCCCTTTTTTGAGAGATTTTATATTCATGGGTAAAACACGAACACACAGAACAGCCACTCTGCTGAGCACCCAAGGTTGCCTGACCACACTCAGCATGTGGGACTCCATGGGATCCCCTCCAGTGCTGCAGTGAGCACACAATAGGGGGAGGAGAGAAGTTcactagattagacaaagggggatgggggggggaataggaaagacaatagaatgaaccCAACacagctttcctatgttcataaatgaatacacaaccacatcatgtacaacccccAAAATGGGAAATGATACTCcataatacatataatatgtcaacatacactctactgtcacgtatacctaaaaagaataaaaaatagaaaaaaatattacttgagatattaaaaaaaatttaccacaTAATCACTACATATTTTGGAAAGCATAAGGATTTCTTCCAAAAGACCTAAGGCACTTTTATGTTTATCCAATTAGTCCAATCTT
This portion of the Marmota flaviventris isolate mMarFla1 chromosome 6, mMarFla1.hap1, whole genome shotgun sequence genome encodes:
- the Tmem181 gene encoding transmembrane protein 181, with protein sequence MEPLAPMRLYTLSKRHFVLVFVVFFLCFGLTVFVGIRGPKVIQTSAANFSLNNSKKLKPIQIRSNPLSTYNQQLWLTCVVELDHSEETSIQTSFSMTVKVNGVAQDGTTMYIHNKVHNRTRTLTCAGKCAEIIVAHLGYLNYTQYTVTVGFEHLKQLIKEMNFTWKTYDPAFSKLEIWFRFVFVVLTFIVTCLFAHSLRKFSMRDWGIEQKWMSVLLPLLLLYNDPFFPLSFLVNSWFPGMLDDLFQSVFLCALLLFWLCVYHGIRVQGERKCLTFYLPKFFIVGLLWLASVTLGIWQTVNELHDPMYQYRVDTGNFQGMKVFFMVVAAVYISYLLFLVVRACSELRHMPYVDLRLKFLTALTFVVLVISIIILYLRFGAQVLQDNFVAELSTHYQNSAEFLSFYGLLNFYLYTLAFVYSPSKNALYESQLKDNPAFSMLNDSDDDVIYGSDYEEMPLQNGQAIRAKYKEESDSD